Below is a genomic region from Thermochromatium tepidum ATCC 43061.
AATCCGCGTCACATCTTCGTCCAAGGCGACATCGCCGACGGTGCGCTGGTCGGGCGCCTGCTGCGCGAGTATGAGGTCGAGGCCGTGGTCAACTTTGCCGCCGAAAGCCATGTCGATCGTTCGATCGATGGCCCGGCGGCCTTCATCCAGACCAATGTGGTCGGTACCTTCACCCTGCTCGAATGCGCGCGTGACTACTGGTCTAGGCTCGCCCCGGCGGCACGCGCGGCCTTCCGCTTCCTGCACGTCTCGACCGACGAGGTCTATGGCTCGCTCGGCCCGACCGGGCGCTTCACCGAGACGACGCCCTATGCGCCCAACTCGCCCTATGCCGCCTCCAAGGCCGCCTCGGATCACCTGGTGCGCGCTTGGTTCCACACCTATGGGCTGCCGGCGCTCATCACCAACTGTTCCAACAACTACGGCCCCTATCAGTTCCCCGAGAAGCTGATCCCGCTGATGATCCTCAAGGCCCAGGCCGGTGAGCCGCTGCCGATCTATGGCGACGGGGGCAATGTGCGCGACTGGCTGTTTGTGGGCGATCACTGCCGTGCCCTTGCGCGCGTGCTGGAGACCGGGACGCCCGGAGAGGTCTACAACATCGGCGGCAACAGCGAGCGGACCAATCTCGAGGTCGTCGATACCCTGTGCGCCCTACTCGATGAGCGTCTGCCCGACTCGCCATACCGTCCGCATGCCCAACTCAAGACCTTTGTCCCTGACCGGCCCGGGCACGACCGTCGCTA
It encodes:
- the rfbB gene encoding dTDP-glucose 4,6-dehydratase, which encodes MQTLLVTGGAGFIGGNFVHYILAHSEVRVVNLDLLTYAGNLDTLADLSDNPRHIFVQGDIADGALVGRLLREYEVEAVVNFAAESHVDRSIDGPAAFIQTNVVGTFTLLECARDYWSRLAPAARAAFRFLHVSTDEVYGSLGPTGRFTETTPYAPNSPYAASKAASDHLVRAWFHTYGLPALITNCSNNYGPYQFPEKLIPLMILKAQAGEPLPIYGDGGNVRDWLFVGDHCRALARVLETGTPGEVYNIGGNSERTNLEVVDTLCALLDERLPDSPYRPHAQLKTFVPDRPGHDRRYAIDAGKIRRELGWEPTETFESGLARTVDWYLTHRDWCRQVMEGRYRGERLGRGGV